The Triticum aestivum cultivar Chinese Spring chromosome 3A, IWGSC CS RefSeq v2.1, whole genome shotgun sequence genome includes a region encoding these proteins:
- the LOC123061196 gene encoding uncharacterized protein isoform X2 translates to MAAPSSSAVVADPPLRPESGCLGAQLYSIRPMELGSNSSSTDTYLGVVREDLSFDGAVDLAYEPYWRNLEFLQVIKYWAKFGVPYVPPTLTPSDSCQGGSYQMSPHKLCGLELGVQISFLY, encoded by the exons ATGGCAGCACCATCTTCATCTGCAG TCGTCGCCGATCCACCGCTCAGGCCAGAATCTGGCTGTCTTGGGGCCCAGTTGTACTCCATCCGCCCCATGGAGTTGGGCAGTAATTCATCATCCACCGACACGTATCTTGGTGTCGTCCGGGAAGACCTTTCCTTCGATGGCGCCGTTGACCTCGCCTACGAGCCG TATTGGCGAAATTTGGAGTTCCTACAAGTTATTAAGTATTGGGCGAAATTTGGAGTTCCTTATGTGCCTCCCACGCTCACGCCATCCGATTCATGTCAG GGAGGTTCTTACCAAATGTCTCCACACAAGCTTTGTGGATTGGAACTAGGAGTGCAAATTAGTTTTCTCTATTAA
- the LOC123061196 gene encoding uncharacterized protein isoform X1, producing MAAPSSSAERAVVADPPLRPESGCLGAQLYSIRPMELGSNSSSTDTYLGVVREDLSFDGAVDLAYEPYWRNLEFLQVIKYWAKFGVPYVPPTLTPSDSCQGGSYQMSPHKLCGLELGVQISFLY from the exons ATGGCAGCACCATCTTCATCTGCAG AACGTGCAGTCGTCGCCGATCCACCGCTCAGGCCAGAATCTGGCTGTCTTGGGGCCCAGTTGTACTCCATCCGCCCCATGGAGTTGGGCAGTAATTCATCATCCACCGACACGTATCTTGGTGTCGTCCGGGAAGACCTTTCCTTCGATGGCGCCGTTGACCTCGCCTACGAGCCG TATTGGCGAAATTTGGAGTTCCTACAAGTTATTAAGTATTGGGCGAAATTTGGAGTTCCTTATGTGCCTCCCACGCTCACGCCATCCGATTCATGTCAG GGAGGTTCTTACCAAATGTCTCCACACAAGCTTTGTGGATTGGAACTAGGAGTGCAAATTAGTTTTCTCTATTAA